A segment of the Deltaproteobacteria bacterium GWA2_45_12 genome:
GACCCCTTCTTCCTGTAAAATATTTTTGGCTTCCGTTAAATTTTTTGTGAGGCTGGCCACTACAATATCTGGAGTACTTCCCTCCCTGATTATTTTTCTTAAATGAAGAAAATCGCGTTCAATATGATTGACCAGATCGCCATGTCCGGACGATTTGAAAAATGCCTCTGTTTTTTCAAAACCATCTAAATAAGCACTCACGCACAAATTAAGGGCTTCTTCTTTTTTTCCTTCTTCCAGGGCTTTGACCGAATCCCGAAGCATCTTGAGAGTCTGTTCAATTTCTGCACCGGCTTTGTGCGAAGAAGCGGTTAAGGGGGCCTTTCCATTTAAATGCCGCACCTGGCTTAAAGCACTTAAGGCCACATCGTCTTTCAAACCTTTTTCAGACAACAAGGCCAACAACTCACCATCGGTTAAGGCCATGGTTTTTTCCCAGTCGATGATAGGAGCTCTTTCCGTAGTGGGAGCAGATAAATTATTTCTTAAAAGAAAAACATAGGAAGCCACGGCCCATCGATCTTCGGCTGAAAGCATGCCAAAAGAAGGCATGGGTGTTTTTTCGATGCCAAAGGTGACGGTATTAAAAACCCGAAAGGGAGAAAGTTTTTCCAAAACTTCATGATTGGCAAAAGCGGGTGGTTTGATGGGGAAATGCCCTGCAGCAGGCGTTTGCGAAAGACCATCGGCGCCGTGACATGTACTGCACGACTGCAAAAATAGAGCGCGTCCACGTTCTAAATCGGGTTTTTTCTGAGGCGCTACTGCTATCGAAAACTGACGGATTATTTCATTTTTCAAGGAAACCGCCCTGTTTTGGACCCCGGATACCGGGTCTTTTTGGAAAATGGCCTTTTGAAGGTCGCCTGCCTGTTTTAAAAGGGGAGAATCGGCCGTGGTTAGTTTTTGGATATAGCCAAAAATGATGCCGGCAAAATCCTGCATTTCCAGAAATTCATCTTCATTGATTATTTTTTTGCCTTCAGAAGCGACCGCCTTATCGTAATCACCGGCAATGTATTCGGCCAAGCCCACGGCACGCAGGACATCATCATTGGAGTGAGAGTAAGCTTGAGGGGATGAGACAAGAAAGATGGATAGAAAAACTAAAAAATTGAAAAACTTCATTAGCAGTTTGTTGACAATCCCAATTCATGGTTCGACGGGGCTCACCATGTCCTATAATGGACACCCTGCCTGCCCGCCTCTGGAGGGAGCCCCGTCGAAGGGTCAATTTTGATTTGTCAACACGCTATTATTTACATTTATGGCATAACCCATACAATTCCATCTTATGGTTGGTAAGCTTGAAATTGTGTTTTTTGGCCACTGACTCCTGCAATTTTTCAATGGCATCGTTTTCAAATTCTATAATAACCCCACATTGGGTACATATGAGATGGTCATGATGATGGCTGGCGACTGACTCAAACAGTGACTGCCCCTTCCCAAAATGGCGTTGGGTGGCCAGGCCCGCTTCCACAAGAAGCATCAAGGTGCGATAAACGGTGGCATAGCTGATTGTGGAATCTTCCTTGCGTGATTTTTCCAAAATATCTTCAATGCGATAATGCCTGTGCGGGGGAGCAAAAAAAATATTGCAGATAACATCCCTTTGATGGGTTTTTTTTAGCCCCTTGGTGGAAAGGTATTGATTGAGTGTTTCAATGTATTGCTTCTTTTGCGAAGACATGAAAACAAAGCTAGCAAACAGGCCTTTTAAATCAAGCAATTTTTGAAAGTCGTTTTCAATTTTGCCAGTCCGACATTGCAATAAACAAATCCTTTGGGCATACTCACTCCCTATGAGAATTCTGGGCTTGGATGTCGGCACAAAAACGGTGGGCGTGGCTTTAAGCGATCCCTTGCGGATGACAGCCCAACCGGTGGAAACCATCCGTTATCAAACCGTGTCGCAAGCCTGGAAACGCCTGGCTGAAATCATCAAAAGCCAGACCGTCAGGCAAATTGTGGTGGGGCTTCCCTTAAACATGAATGGATCAGAAGGCCCCCAGTCGGAAAAAGTGCGGAAATTCATGGACGACTTTTTAAAATGGGCCAAAAATATTAATGTCACGATCACTTTTTGGGACGAACGGCTGTCGACGGTGGGCGCCGAACGTGTGTTGCTCGAAGCCGATCTTTCCCGCGCAAAACGGGCCAAAGTCATCGATAAAATGGCCGCCGTGTTTATTTTGCAGGGGTATTTGGATTCACTTAGCTAGTTGTAAGGGCAATTCATGAATTGCCCTTACAAAATTATGAAAAAATTCCTTTTCATTCTTTTTTTATTAGCCGCTGTTACCTTTGCAGGTTGGAAATGGACGCAATATTTTTTCGCCTACCAGAACCCTCAAACCATTATCTTAGAAATTCCCCCAGGAGCCTCGCTTAAAACTATTAGCCGTCTTCTTTTTGAAAACAAGGTCATTCCTCATAAGCTTTCTTTTGAACTTTATGCCCGTCTCATAAAAAAAGCGAACAAACTTAAAGCCGGCGAATATGAACTGGAAGCCGGGCTCCGTCCCTTGCAAGTTTTGGACAAAATGGTGGCGGGTCAGGTGAGGCAATATGCCCTGACCATTCCCGAGGGTTTTAATCTGGATCAGATTGGAGACATTCTCATCACCAAGGGCCTTGCCACAAAACAGGAATGGTTTCTTCTTAAAAAAGAAACAAGCTTACTGCGCCCGTTGGGCGTAGAAGCCACAAGTTTAGAGGGCTATCTTTTTCCTGAAACCTACACTTACACCAAAACATCCACGGCAAAAAACCTCATGGAAAACATGGTTCGTTTGTTTGCAAAAAAACTGATGGATGAAGAAAAAAACAAGGCCGCTTCGATGGGGTTAAATCTGCATCAATGGGTGACACTGGCTTCCCTTATTGAAAAAGAGACGGGGCTTGGCTCTGAACGCCCTTTGATCGCCGGGGTTTTTTTAAACCGGCTTAAATTGGGCATGCTCCTTCAAACAGACCCTTCTGTCATTTATGGCATTCCCCATTTTAACGGCAACCTCACCCTGGCCGACCTTGAACGTGACACCCCCTATAACACTTACACCCGTCCCGGACTCCCCCCCGGTCCCATTTGTTCGCCCGGATGGGAATCCATGCAGGCAGTCCTCCACCCCGCCCAAACCCAGGCCCTTTATTTTGTGGGCAAAGGCGATGGCAGCCATTTTTTTTCCGAAAATTTGGACCAACATAATCAGGCAGTCAGGTATTACCAGTTACGTCAGGGAAGGGAGCCGATTCCCACATTCCATCCCCCTTTAAAAAAGGGGGACTAAGGGGGATTTTACCCGCACCCGTATCCCCCCCATTTCCCCATTGTCAGCCTTTTTTGGTTAGGCTATGCCTCATACCCATGAAAAAAATCCTCTTTTTGATCTTTTTATTTGGTGTCAGCTTCCAGGCCCATGCCTACAACACCTTTCATCCGGAAGCGGATGAAGAGTTAAAACAGGGTAAAATGTGGGCCATAGTCGAGTTTGAAAAAAAGAGCACGGCAACCAAATGCAGTTTTCGTACATGGCTTGATTTTCCGGCCGACAAGTTATGGCATGCTTTAATTGATATCAACCAGTGGAAGATCATTCATGATGACTATAAAGACTCCCGGTCAATTGACAAAAACCAGTTTGAACTCGTCAATGAAAAAAAACCGACCAATATCCAGGCATTTTATGAATTAGTGGGAGAAGAGATTTCCCCTTCCGAACTTTACCGTGTCCCCGGAAAAATTTGGGAAAGTTATGCCTTTCAGCGCTTTGCTTTTCCGTTCCCCTTAAAGGACCGATGGGTTGTCATGAAGGTTAAAAACAATGAAAATAATGCCCAAAAAAAAGAATATCGTTATGACTACGAGATGACGGTGGGCAATTTCAAGTCCCTTAAAGGTTATTGGGAATTGCTCCCTGTGCCGGAAAATCCCGGCTGGATCGAGTTTCGCGGGGAATACAAGGCCGATCCCGGCATTTCCGTCCCCCATTTTTTGACACGATCCATTTTCAAGTCATCGATGAAGAACAATGTTCAGGATATTGTTAAAGTATTGGAAGCCCAGGGACAGCAGAAATAATTATGGTTCATCTAAATGCCGAGTAATGGTTCGATCACCGCGTAGCGGGATCTCGTGCGCGGGACAGGCTTAGGGTTTCCTTTTTGTAAGGGCAATTCATGAATTGCCCTTACCCGGACATGGTGAGCTCCGTCGAACCATCACTCGGCATTTACCAGACCCGTTTTATGAAATACCTTTTACTTTTATTTTTTTTACTCCCCATCATTTCACACGCCCAACAACGCAACAAGTTTGACAACCATCGTGACACCCGCGCCCAAGAAGAAACCGTTGACGAGCAAATAGACCAAATCCCCATTTTTCGCGACAAGGTGGAAGGAGATTATGTCATTTTGGGGGAAATCGACGGCCAGGATGTGTTTAACAAAAATATTAAAGGAATTGTGAAACAGATACGAGTCAAGGCCTACCAGCTTAAAGCCGATGCCGTTATGGAATTTAGCTGCCAGGAAGGCTGGAAAAAAACATTTCAGTACTGTGCCGGGTACGCGATTAAGTATAAATAACCGTAAGGACGATTCATGAATCGCCCCTACAAAAAACCCATCAACCATGCCCCTCCCCTTACTTGCCATCCTCGTTTTGGTTGTTCTTTTTTTGGGCTACCACTTCTACGGTAAATTCATCGCCCGCGTTTTTATTCCAACGGATAAAAACCAGACCCCGGCCCACACTTTTAATGACGGGGTTGATTTTGTCCCCACCAAACCATTCTACCTTCTAAGCCAGCATTTTAGCGCCATCGCAGCAGCAGGGCCGATCGCCGGGCCCATTTTGGCGGCACAGAATTTTGGGTGGCTCCCTTGTTTGTTATGGATTGGATTTGGCGTTGTCTTTATTGGAGCCGTGCACGATTTTGGGGCGCTTATGGCCAGCGTGCGCCACAAGGGGAACTCCATTGCGGAAATTATTCGCGAAAACATCGGAAGCAAAGCGGCCCTGGCCATGATGGGCTTTATATGGCTGGCCCTTTTATACGTGATTGTGGCGTTCACCGATATTACCGCCAGCACTTTTTTGGGAAAAAGCGAAGAATTGCAGGGGTTGAATGTGTCATTTAACCGCGGCGGGGCTGTGGCCATGGCCAGCGCGCTTTATCTGGCCCTGTCGATTGTCCTTGGCATCATCCAAAAAAAATTCAATCCACCCCTGTGGCTTGTCACCCTTGTTTTTGTCCCGGCCACACTGGGCGCTGTTTGGCTGGGAACGCACTGGGACGGTTTTTTTGTCATGGGTCAAAAAAGCTGGGGCCTCACGATTTTGGCTTATTGTTTTGTGGCCAGCCTTTTACCCGTGTGGATGCTTCTTCAACCGCGCGGCTATTTGGGCGGCTTTGTTTTGTACATGGCCCTGGCTGTAGGCACACTGGGGCTTTTTTTTGGGGGATACGAAATTACCCAACCTGCCTTTAAAACCTGGCAGGCCCCCGGCTTGACTGGTTCCCTCTTCCCTTTTTTATTTGTCACCATTGCCTGCGGGGCATGTTCGGGCTTTCACGGTCTGGTCTGCACCGGCACCACTTCCAAACAAATTGACAAAGAAACCCACTGCCATCCCGTCGGCTACGGCGCCATGCTCATGGAAGGTTTTGTCGCTGTGATGGCCCTGACCACGTTCATGATTTTGCCGGCAAGCCAGGCCGTGGGGCCGCCGGCACAAGTGTATGGGGCAGGCCTAGGACAGTTTTTAACGCTTATTATAGGGAAGGAAAATCTCGTTTTTGCCATGACTTTTGGAGCCATGGCTTTTTCGACTTTTGTGTTTGATACGCTGGATGTGGCGACGCGGTTGGGGCGCTACATCATTCAGGAACTCACAGGGCTTAAAAATTTTTGGGGTGCCGCCCTGGGAACGGGGCTTACTGTGGCCATTCCCGCTTTTTTTCTGCTTTCGGCCAAGGAAGGCAGTTGGACCCTCTTTTGGGTGTTGTTTGGCACCTCCAACCAAATGCTGGCCGCCCTCACCCTTTTGGGTATTTCCATCTGGCTTAAAAAATCGGGGAAAAAATACTGGTTCACTTTTTATCCGATGATTTTTGTGATGGGGATGACGGTGTGGTCGCTATTCAAACAAATCACCATGGGCCTCACCCAATGGCAAACCACCGGCTTTGGCACCCCTGCCATTAATGCAGCCATCGGCATCATGCTGTTGTTACTAGCGGGTTTTATGGTGATGGAGGCGGGAAGGGTGTGGAAGAAAAACAAATATAAACTGGGTGGGGGACCCTATTATTCCTCCCGCGACATTCTTCATGATCGATGCGGAAAAAACCGGTTGTAATCAAAACACAATGATGTATATTATACATTATGAAACGAACACAGCTTTACATAGACGATCAAATTTTTTACAGGCTATTCCTTATCAGCAAACAAANNNNNNNNNNACAGAACAGTATATCCGCTCTTTACGAACCGGATCCCGCGCCAGGAGATTGGGCTTGTCATGAAAAAAATTCTTTTTGATACCGACGTGCTCATTGAACATTTACGCGGCAACAAGGCCGTCACAAAATCCCTTGAAGACCTCATTGGAAAAGAATCTTTTTTAGCCTACACTTCCATAACAGAAGCAGAAATCTATCATGGTATAAAAGACAATGAAGAAGACCGGGTGCGAGAAACCCTTCAATTATTCCGATGTCTTGATATCACCCAATCCGTGGGACGAAGGGCGGGAATGTATTTGAAAAAATATGCCAAATCCCATGGCATGGATGTCGCTGACGCCCTTATTGCCGCTTGTAGTATTGAAAACAAATTACCCCTGTGCACTTTTAACTGGAAACACTATCCCATGAAAGACATCGAACGGTTTGAAATGGAAAGGTAGCCAAATTGGTTACCCCCCTGTAGTCCCCCCCTATTAAGGGGGACAGAAGCAATTAAATTCCCCCCTCCTTGATAAGCGCTGTCCTGAGCTTGTCCCGCACACGGGATCCCGCTACGCGGCGATCGAAGGAGAGGGGATTACT
Coding sequences within it:
- a CDS encoding carbon starvation protein CstA — protein: MPLPLLAILVLVVLFLGYHFYGKFIARVFIPTDKNQTPAHTFNDGVDFVPTKPFYLLSQHFSAIAAAGPIAGPILAAQNFGWLPCLLWIGFGVVFIGAVHDFGALMASVRHKGNSIAEIIRENIGSKAALAMMGFIWLALLYVIVAFTDITASTFLGKSEELQGLNVSFNRGGAVAMASALYLALSIVLGIIQKKFNPPLWLVTLVFVPATLGAVWLGTHWDGFFVMGQKSWGLTILAYCFVASLLPVWMLLQPRGYLGGFVLYMALAVGTLGLFFGGYEITQPAFKTWQAPGLTGSLFPFLFVTIACGACSGFHGLVCTGTTSKQIDKETHCHPVGYGAMLMEGFVAVMALTTFMILPASQAVGPPAQVYGAGLGQFLTLIIGKENLVFAMTFGAMAFSTFVFDTLDVATRLGRYIIQELTGLKNFWGAALGTGLTVAIPAFFLLSAKEGSWTLFWVLFGTSNQMLAALTLLGISIWLKKSGKKYWFTFYPMIFVMGMTVWSLFKQITMGLTQWQTTGFGTPAINAAIGIMLLLLAGFMVMEAGRVWKKNKYKLGGGPYYSSRDILHDRCGKNRL
- a CDS encoding Holliday junction DNA helicase RuvA — encoded protein: MRILGLDVGTKTVGVALSDPLRMTAQPVETIRYQTVSQAWKRLAEIIKSQTVRQIVVGLPLNMNGSEGPQSEKVRKFMDDFLKWAKNINVTITFWDERLSTVGAERVLLEADLSRAKRAKVIDKMAAVFILQGYLDSLS